Proteins co-encoded in one Ziziphus jujuba cultivar Dongzao chromosome 9, ASM3175591v1 genomic window:
- the LOC107427041 gene encoding probable E3 ubiquitin ligase SUD1 isoform X1: MEIAQAAPAAVNNDGPALDDSVAADGLKASSSSSSSSSSSLPENEPTNVSMSSSLSSSPAVKYDEEEDEGDVCRICRNPGDPENPLRYPCACSGSIKFVHQACLLQWLNHSNARQCEVCKYAFSFSPVYAEDAPARLPVQEFVVGMAMKACHVLQFFLRLSFVLSVWLLIIPFITFWIWRLAFVRSLGEAQRLFLSHLSTTVILTDCLHGFLLSASIVFIFLGATSLRDYFRHLRELGGQDAEREEEGERNGARAARRPPGQANRNLAGDANVEDAGGAQGIAGAGQMIRRNENVAARWEMPPRLEAHVEQMFDGLDDADGAEDVPFDELVGMQGPVFHLVENAFTVLASNMIFLGVVIFVPFSLGRVILYYVSWLFYTASGPVLSTVVPLTESALSLANITLKNALTAVRNLSSENQESGLLDQVAEMLKVNTSGPNEIANNISSPLTADLLKGATIGTSRLSDVTTLAIGYMFIFSLVFFYLAVVALIRYTRGEPLTMGRFYGIASIAETIPSLFRQFFAAMRHLMTMIKVAFLLVIELGVFPLMCGWWLDVCTIRMFGKSMSQRVQFFSASPLASSLVHWVVGIVYMLQISIFVSLLRGVLRNGVLYFLRDPADPNYNPFRDLIDDPVHKHARRVLLSVAVYGSLIVMLVFLPVKLAMRMAPSIFPLDISVSDPFTEIPADMLLFQICIPFAIEHFKLRTTIKSLLRYWFTVVGWALGLTDFLLPRPEDNVVQENGNAEPGRQDRLQVAQLGGQDQSLVALQAGDNSNGGILASGDSNMAEDFDGDEQSDSDRYGFVFRIVLLLVVAWMTLLMFNSALIVVPVSLGREIFNAIPFLPITHGIKCNDLYAFIIGSYVIWSAVAGARYSIEHVRTKKVVVLLSQIWKWCGIVLKSSALLSIWIFVIPVLIGLLFELLVIVPMRVPVDESPVFLLYQDWALGLIFLKIWTRLVMLDHMMPLGDESWRAKFERVREDGFSRLEGLWVLREIVIPIIMKLLTALCVPYVLARGLFPVLGYPLVVNSAVYRFAWVGCLSFSMVCFCAKRFHVWFTNLHNSIRDDRYLVGRRLHNYGEHIEEKTNDAGNSSEMQDSDLMTTGLIQRDREADIGVRLRHATRHDHDA, from the exons ATGGAGATCGCACAGGCGGCGCCGGCGGCTGTCAACAACGACGGGCCGGCCCTGGACGATAGTGTTGCAGCAGACGGCCTAAAAGCGtcatcgtcttcttcttcttcttcgtcttcttcgtTGCCGGAGAACGAGCCGACGAACGTGTCCATGTCATCCTCTTTGTCATCGTCGCCGGCGGTGAAGTATGATGAAGAGGAAGACGAAGGGGACGTGTGCAGGATCTGTAGGAACCCAGGTGACCCAGAAAACCCGCTTAGGTATCCGTGTGCCTGTAGCGGTAGCATTAAGTTTGTGCACCAGGCTTGTCTCCTTCAGTGGCTCAACCACAGCAACGCTCGTCAGTGCGAG GTTTGCAAATATGCGTTTTCCTTCTCTCCTGTATATGCTGAAGATGCTCCAGCAAGGCTTCCTGTTCAAGAGTTTGTAGTTGGGATGGCCATGAAAGCTTGCCATGTTCTGCAATTCTTTTTGCGCCTAAGTTTTGTACTCTCCGTGTGGCTCCTCATCATACCTTTCATTACATTTTGGATATGGCGGTTGGCTTTTGTGAGGAGTCTTGGTGAAGCACAGAGATTGTTCTTGAGTCATTTATCCACTACAGTAATCCTTACTGATTGTCTGCATGGATTCCTTCTTTCTGCAAGCattgtgtttatttttcttggaGCTACTTCTCTGAGGGATTATTTTAGACACTTACGAGAACTTGGAGGACAAGATGCTGAGAGAGAAGAGGAAGGGGAAAGAAATGGTGCTCGTGCTGCGAGAAGACCTCCAGGACAAGCTAACAGGAATTTGGCTGGTGATGCAAATGTTGAAGATGCTGGGGGAGCGCAAGGAATTGCTGGAGCTGGTCAAATGATCAGAAGGAATGAAAACGTTGCTGCTCGATGGGAGATGCCACCTCGCTTGGAGGCTCATGTTGAACAGATGTTTGATGGTTTGGATGATGCAGATGGTGCAGAAGATGTGCCTTTTGATGAGCTTGTTGGAATGCAGGGTCCTGTCTTTCATTTGGTTGAAAATGCATTTACT GTTCTGGCTAGCAATATGATATTCCTTGGTGTCGTCATCTTTGTGCCATTTTCATTAGGTCGTGTTATACTCTATTATGTATCCTGGCTTTTCTATACCGCAAGTGGTCCAGTTTTGTCAACTGTGGTGCCACTAACAGAATCAGCCCTCTCATTGGCAAATATTACATTGAAAAATGCATTAACTGCTGTAAGAAATTTGTCCTCTGAAAACCAAGAAAGTGGTCTGCTCGATCAGGTTGCTGAAATGTTGAAAGTGAACACAAGTGGACCTAATGAAATCGCTAACAACATAAGTTCACCACTTACAGCAGATCTTTTGAAGGGGGCCACAATTGGAACGTCACGGCTTTCTGATGTCACTACTCTTGCCATTGGATATATGTTCATTTTCTCTTTAGTTTTCTTCTACCTAGCTGTAGttgctttgattcggtatactAGGGGTGAACCTTTGACAATGGGGAGGTTTTATGGTATTGCTTCTATAGCAGAGACAATACCATCTCTCTTCAGGCAATTCTTCGCAGCAATGAGGCATTTGATGACCATGATTAAGGTTGCTTTCCTTCTCGTCATTGAACTTGGAGTGTTCCCATTGATGTGTGGATGGTGGCTAGATGTCTGTACCATAAGGATGTTTGGGAAGTCAATGTCTCAAAGGGTTCAGTTTTTCTCAGCTTCTCCCTTGGCAAGCTCCTTGGTGCATTGGGTTGTAGGAATTGTTTACATGCTACAAATAAGCATTTTTGTCAGTCTTCTTCGAGGG GTCCTTCGTAATGGCGTTCTTTATTTTCTCAGAGATCCAGCTGATCCAAACTATAATCCATTCCGTGATCTTATTGATGATCCTGTGCACAAACATGCCCGCAGGGTTTTATTATCTGTTGCAGTGTATGGAAGTTTGATTGTGATGCTGGTATTTTTACCGGTCAAACTTGCCATGCGGATGGCACCTTCCATTTTTCCACTTGATATATC ggtCTCTGATCCATTCACTGAAATCCCAGCTGACATGCTTCTCTTCCAAATATGCATTCCATTTGCCATTGAGCATTTTAAGTTACGGACAACTATTAAATCCCTTCTCCGTTATTGGTTTACAGTTGTTGGCTGGGCACTTGGTTTAACTGATTTCTTACTGCCCAGACCTGAAGATAATGTTGTTCAGGAAAATGGAAATGCAGAGCCAGGGAGGCAGGACAGGCTACAGGTAGCACAACTAGGTGGGCAGGATCAGTCTTTGGTGGCATTACAAGCTGGTGATAATTCAAATGGAGGCATTCTTGCATCTGGGGATTCAAATATGGCTGAGGACTTTGATGGTGATGAACAATCTGATTCAGA CAGATATGGCTTCGTATTTCGCATCGTCCTATTGCTGGTCGTGGCTTGGATGACTCTACTTATGTTCAACTCTGCTTTGATCGTTGTTCCAGTATCACTTGGAAGGGAAATTTTTAATGCTATTCCTTTTCTCCCAATAACCCATGGCATTAAGTGCAATG atCTATATGCTTTCATCATTGGGAGCTATGTGATATGGTCTGCTGTAGCTGGAGCCAGATATTCCATTGAACATGTTAGAACAAAGAAAGTTGTGGTTCTATTGAGCCAGATCTGGAAATGGTGTGGTATTGTTCTCAAGAGTTCTGCACTTTTGTCAATTTGG ATTTTTGTTATCCCAGTATTGATAGGGCTTCTTTTTGAGCTTTTGGTAATTGTACCAATGAGGGTGCCTGTGGATGAAAGCCCAGTTTTCCTGCTATATCAGGATTGGGCATTGGGCCTCATTTTCCTCAAGATCTGGACTAGACTG GTTATGCTAGATCACATGATGCCTTTGGGGGATGAAAGTTGGCGAGCTAAATTTGAAAGGGTGCGCGAAGATGGTTTCTCAAGGCTGGAAGGTCTTTGGGTGCTGCGTGAGATTGTGATCCCAATTATTATGAAGTTGTTGACTGCCCTGTGTGTACCTTATGTCCTTGCCAGGGGGTTATTTCCAGTGCTCGGATACCCACTAGTTGTAAATTCTGCTGTTTACCGGTTTGCCTGGGTGGGATGTCTTTCCTTCAGCATGGTGTGCTTTTGTGCCAAGAGATTCCATGTTTGGTTTACCAACCTTCACAACTCCATACGCGACGACCGCTACCTGGTTGGCCGCAGGCTTCATAACTATGGCGAGCACATTGAGGAGAAGACAAATGATGCGGGGAATTCATCCGAAATGCAAGATAGTGATTTAATGACCACTGGCTTAATTCAACGTGACAGAGAAGCTGATATTGGGGTTCGGCTGAGACATGCTACACGACATGATCATGATGCTTAA
- the LOC107427042 gene encoding polyadenylate-binding protein 8, producing the protein MAQVQVQPQNAISGANAAAANGGANPFVTTSLYVGDLDPNVTDSQLYDLFNQLGQVVSVRVCRDLTTRRSLGYGYVNYSNPQDAARALDVLNFTPLNGRPVRIMYSHRDPSIRKSGAGNIFIKNLDKGIDHKGLYDTFSAFGNILSCKVATDSSGQSKGYGFVQFDSEEAAQKAIEKLNGMLLNDKQVFVGPFLRKQERESSSDKSKFNNVFVKNMSESKTEEDLNAIFGEFGPLTSVVVMRDADGKSRCFGFVNFENADDAARAVESLNGKKFDDKEWYVGKAQKKSEREVELKHRFEQSMKEAADKYQGANLYVKNLDDSISDDKLKELFSQFGTITSCKVMRDPNGISRGSGFVAFSTPEEASRALLEMNGKMVVSKPLYVALAQRKEDRRARLQAQFSQMRPVAMAPSVAPRMPMYPPGGPGIGQQIFYGQAPPAIIPSQPGFGYQQQLVPGMRPGGGPMPNFFVPMVQQGQQGQRPGGRRAGAVQQNQQPVPMMQQQMLPRGGRVYRYPPGRALPDVSMPGVPGGMFSVPYDMGGMPIRDAALSQPIPIGALATALANATPEQQRTMLGENLYPLVEQLEPDNAAKVTGMLLEMDQTEVLHLLESPEALKAKVAEAMEVLRNVAQQQQAGNAAEQLASLSLNDNLVS; encoded by the exons ATGGCCCAAGTTCAGGTTCAGCCTCAGAATGCGATATCGGGAGCAAACGCCGCAGCGGCAAACGGCGGGGCCAATCCGTTTGTGACGACGTCCCTGTATGTGGGAGATCTTGACCCGAATGTCACGGATTCCCAACTCTATGACCTGTTTAACCAGCTGGGTCAGGTGGTTTCGGTTAGGGTTTGCAGGGACTTGACCACCCGGAGATCGCTTGGTTATGGTTACGTCAATTATAGCAATCCCCAAGACG CTGCAAGGGCATTGGATGTGCTAAACTTCACTCCTCTCAATGGAAGGCCCGTTAGGATTATGTATTCTCATCGTGATCCTAGCATCCGCAAAAGTGGGGCTGGAAATATCTTTATCAAG AATTTGGACAAAGGGATTGACCATAAAGGACTGTATGATACATTTTCTGCATTTGGGAATATCCTTTCTTGCAAGGTAGCTACGGATTCATCTGGCCAATCCAAAGGCTATGGCTTTGTTCAGTTTGACAGTGAGGAAGCTGCCCAAAAAGCTATAGAAAAGTTGAATGGAATGCTTTTAAATGATAAACAAGTTTTTGTGGGGCCCTTTCTACGCAAGCAGGAAAGAGAGAGTTCTTCTGACAAATCAAAATTCAACAATGTTTTTGTGAAGAATATGTCAGAATCAAAAACTGAGGAAGATTTGAATGCaatttttggtgaatttggacCTCTTACTAGTGTAGTGGTTATGAGGGATGCAGATGGGAAATCAAGATGCTTTGGATTTGTCAACTTCGAAAATGCAGATGATGCTGCTAGGGCTGTTGAGTCTTTGAATGGGAAGAAATTTGATGATAAGGAGTGGTATGTTGGGAAAGCTCAGAAGAAATCTGAAAGGGAAGTTGAACTTAAGCATAGATTTGAACAGAGTATGAAAGAGGCAGCTGACAAATATCAAGGGGCAAACTTGTATGTGAAAAATTTAGATGATAGCATTAGTGATGATAAACTTAAGGAGCTATTTTCACAATTTGGTACGATTACATCCTGCAAG GTTATGCGAGATCCAAATGGTATTAGTAGAGGATCTGGTTTTGTTGCATTCTCAACTCCCGAAGAGGCATCTAGAGCT CTTTTGGAGATGAATGGAAAAATGGTCGTTAGCAAACCTCTGTATGTTGCACTCGCCCAACGAAAAGAAGATAGAAGAGCAAGGTTGCAG GCTCAGTTTTCACAGATGCGACCAGTTGCAATGGCACCTTCAGTCGCTCCTCGCATGCCAATGTACCCTCCTGGTGGTCCAGGTATTGGACAGCAAATATTTTATGGTCAAGCCCCTCCTGCTATCATTCCTTCACAG CCTGGATTTGGGTATCAACAGCAACTTGTTCCAGGTATGAGGCCTGGTGGGGGTCCCATGCCAAATTTCTTTGTGCCGATGGTTCAACAGGGACAGCAGGGTCAGCGTCCGGGTGGCAGACGTGCAGGGGCTGTCCAGCAAAACCAGCAACCAGTTCCAATGATGCAACAGCAG ATGCTTCCAAGGGGGGGTAGAGTTTATCGTTACCCACCAGGCCGTGCCCTGCCTGATGTTTCGATGCCTGGTGTTCCTGGAGGAATGTTTTCTGTTCCATATGACATGGGTGGTATGCCAATACGTGATGCAGCATTGTCTCAACCAATTCCAATTGGGGCTTTGGCTACTGCACTTGCAAATGCGACACCAGAGCAGCAAAGAACA ATGCTGGGCGAGAATCTTTACCCACTTGTGGAACAGCTGGAACCTGACAATGCAGCTAAGGTTACAGGCATGCTTCTGGAGATGGATCAAACTGAGGTTCTTCATTTGCTGGAGTCACCAGAAGCTCTGAAAGCGAAGGTGGCTGAGGCTATGGAAGTCCTGAGAAATGTTGCTCAGCAGCAGCAGGCTGGTAATGCAGCTGAACAACTGGCCTCATTGTCGCTTAATGACAACCTTGTGTCCTGA
- the LOC107427041 gene encoding probable E3 ubiquitin ligase SUD1 isoform X2 → MEIAQAAPAAVNNDGPALDDSVAADGLKASSSSSSSSSSSLPENEPTNVSMSSSLSSSPAVKYDEEEDEGDVCRICRNPGDPENPLRYPCACSGSIKFVHQACLLQWLNHSNARQCEVCKYAFSFSPVYAEDAPARLPVQEFVVGMAMKACHVLQFFLRLSFVLSVWLLIIPFITFWIWRLAFVRSLGEAQRLFLSHLSTTVILTDCLHGFLLSASIVFIFLGATSLRDYFRHLRELGGQDAEREEEGERNGARAARRPPGQANRNLAGDANVEDAGGAQGIAGAGQMIRRNENVAARWEMPPRLEAHVEQMFDGLDDADGAEDVPFDELVGMQGPVFHLVENAFTVLASNMIFLGVVIFVPFSLGRVILYYVSWLFYTASGPVLSTVVPLTESALSLANITLKNALTAVRNLSSENQESGLLDQVAEMLKVNTSGPNEIANNISSPLTADLLKGATIGTSRLSDVTTLAIGYMFIFSLVFFYLAVVALIRYTRGEPLTMGRFYGIASIAETIPSLFRQFFAAMRHLMTMIKVAFLLVIELGVFPLMCGWWLDVCTIRMFGKSMSQRVQFFSASPLASSLVHWVVGIVYMLQISIFVSLLRGVLRNGVLYFLRDPADPNYNPFRDLIDDPVHKHARRVLLSVAVYGSLIVMLVFLPVKLAMRMAPSIFPLDISVSDPFTEIPADMLLFQICIPFAIEHFKLRTTIKSLLRYWFTVVGWALGLTDFLLPRPEDNVVQENGNAEPGRQDRLQVAQLGGQDQSLVALQAGDNSNGGILASGDSNMAEDFDGDEQSDSEYGFVFRIVLLLVVAWMTLLMFNSALIVVPVSLGREIFNAIPFLPITHGIKCNDLYAFIIGSYVIWSAVAGARYSIEHVRTKKVVVLLSQIWKWCGIVLKSSALLSIWIFVIPVLIGLLFELLVIVPMRVPVDESPVFLLYQDWALGLIFLKIWTRLVMLDHMMPLGDESWRAKFERVREDGFSRLEGLWVLREIVIPIIMKLLTALCVPYVLARGLFPVLGYPLVVNSAVYRFAWVGCLSFSMVCFCAKRFHVWFTNLHNSIRDDRYLVGRRLHNYGEHIEEKTNDAGNSSEMQDSDLMTTGLIQRDREADIGVRLRHATRHDHDA, encoded by the exons ATGGAGATCGCACAGGCGGCGCCGGCGGCTGTCAACAACGACGGGCCGGCCCTGGACGATAGTGTTGCAGCAGACGGCCTAAAAGCGtcatcgtcttcttcttcttcttcgtcttcttcgtTGCCGGAGAACGAGCCGACGAACGTGTCCATGTCATCCTCTTTGTCATCGTCGCCGGCGGTGAAGTATGATGAAGAGGAAGACGAAGGGGACGTGTGCAGGATCTGTAGGAACCCAGGTGACCCAGAAAACCCGCTTAGGTATCCGTGTGCCTGTAGCGGTAGCATTAAGTTTGTGCACCAGGCTTGTCTCCTTCAGTGGCTCAACCACAGCAACGCTCGTCAGTGCGAG GTTTGCAAATATGCGTTTTCCTTCTCTCCTGTATATGCTGAAGATGCTCCAGCAAGGCTTCCTGTTCAAGAGTTTGTAGTTGGGATGGCCATGAAAGCTTGCCATGTTCTGCAATTCTTTTTGCGCCTAAGTTTTGTACTCTCCGTGTGGCTCCTCATCATACCTTTCATTACATTTTGGATATGGCGGTTGGCTTTTGTGAGGAGTCTTGGTGAAGCACAGAGATTGTTCTTGAGTCATTTATCCACTACAGTAATCCTTACTGATTGTCTGCATGGATTCCTTCTTTCTGCAAGCattgtgtttatttttcttggaGCTACTTCTCTGAGGGATTATTTTAGACACTTACGAGAACTTGGAGGACAAGATGCTGAGAGAGAAGAGGAAGGGGAAAGAAATGGTGCTCGTGCTGCGAGAAGACCTCCAGGACAAGCTAACAGGAATTTGGCTGGTGATGCAAATGTTGAAGATGCTGGGGGAGCGCAAGGAATTGCTGGAGCTGGTCAAATGATCAGAAGGAATGAAAACGTTGCTGCTCGATGGGAGATGCCACCTCGCTTGGAGGCTCATGTTGAACAGATGTTTGATGGTTTGGATGATGCAGATGGTGCAGAAGATGTGCCTTTTGATGAGCTTGTTGGAATGCAGGGTCCTGTCTTTCATTTGGTTGAAAATGCATTTACT GTTCTGGCTAGCAATATGATATTCCTTGGTGTCGTCATCTTTGTGCCATTTTCATTAGGTCGTGTTATACTCTATTATGTATCCTGGCTTTTCTATACCGCAAGTGGTCCAGTTTTGTCAACTGTGGTGCCACTAACAGAATCAGCCCTCTCATTGGCAAATATTACATTGAAAAATGCATTAACTGCTGTAAGAAATTTGTCCTCTGAAAACCAAGAAAGTGGTCTGCTCGATCAGGTTGCTGAAATGTTGAAAGTGAACACAAGTGGACCTAATGAAATCGCTAACAACATAAGTTCACCACTTACAGCAGATCTTTTGAAGGGGGCCACAATTGGAACGTCACGGCTTTCTGATGTCACTACTCTTGCCATTGGATATATGTTCATTTTCTCTTTAGTTTTCTTCTACCTAGCTGTAGttgctttgattcggtatactAGGGGTGAACCTTTGACAATGGGGAGGTTTTATGGTATTGCTTCTATAGCAGAGACAATACCATCTCTCTTCAGGCAATTCTTCGCAGCAATGAGGCATTTGATGACCATGATTAAGGTTGCTTTCCTTCTCGTCATTGAACTTGGAGTGTTCCCATTGATGTGTGGATGGTGGCTAGATGTCTGTACCATAAGGATGTTTGGGAAGTCAATGTCTCAAAGGGTTCAGTTTTTCTCAGCTTCTCCCTTGGCAAGCTCCTTGGTGCATTGGGTTGTAGGAATTGTTTACATGCTACAAATAAGCATTTTTGTCAGTCTTCTTCGAGGG GTCCTTCGTAATGGCGTTCTTTATTTTCTCAGAGATCCAGCTGATCCAAACTATAATCCATTCCGTGATCTTATTGATGATCCTGTGCACAAACATGCCCGCAGGGTTTTATTATCTGTTGCAGTGTATGGAAGTTTGATTGTGATGCTGGTATTTTTACCGGTCAAACTTGCCATGCGGATGGCACCTTCCATTTTTCCACTTGATATATC ggtCTCTGATCCATTCACTGAAATCCCAGCTGACATGCTTCTCTTCCAAATATGCATTCCATTTGCCATTGAGCATTTTAAGTTACGGACAACTATTAAATCCCTTCTCCGTTATTGGTTTACAGTTGTTGGCTGGGCACTTGGTTTAACTGATTTCTTACTGCCCAGACCTGAAGATAATGTTGTTCAGGAAAATGGAAATGCAGAGCCAGGGAGGCAGGACAGGCTACAGGTAGCACAACTAGGTGGGCAGGATCAGTCTTTGGTGGCATTACAAGCTGGTGATAATTCAAATGGAGGCATTCTTGCATCTGGGGATTCAAATATGGCTGAGGACTTTGATGGTGATGAACAATCTGATTCAGA ATATGGCTTCGTATTTCGCATCGTCCTATTGCTGGTCGTGGCTTGGATGACTCTACTTATGTTCAACTCTGCTTTGATCGTTGTTCCAGTATCACTTGGAAGGGAAATTTTTAATGCTATTCCTTTTCTCCCAATAACCCATGGCATTAAGTGCAATG atCTATATGCTTTCATCATTGGGAGCTATGTGATATGGTCTGCTGTAGCTGGAGCCAGATATTCCATTGAACATGTTAGAACAAAGAAAGTTGTGGTTCTATTGAGCCAGATCTGGAAATGGTGTGGTATTGTTCTCAAGAGTTCTGCACTTTTGTCAATTTGG ATTTTTGTTATCCCAGTATTGATAGGGCTTCTTTTTGAGCTTTTGGTAATTGTACCAATGAGGGTGCCTGTGGATGAAAGCCCAGTTTTCCTGCTATATCAGGATTGGGCATTGGGCCTCATTTTCCTCAAGATCTGGACTAGACTG GTTATGCTAGATCACATGATGCCTTTGGGGGATGAAAGTTGGCGAGCTAAATTTGAAAGGGTGCGCGAAGATGGTTTCTCAAGGCTGGAAGGTCTTTGGGTGCTGCGTGAGATTGTGATCCCAATTATTATGAAGTTGTTGACTGCCCTGTGTGTACCTTATGTCCTTGCCAGGGGGTTATTTCCAGTGCTCGGATACCCACTAGTTGTAAATTCTGCTGTTTACCGGTTTGCCTGGGTGGGATGTCTTTCCTTCAGCATGGTGTGCTTTTGTGCCAAGAGATTCCATGTTTGGTTTACCAACCTTCACAACTCCATACGCGACGACCGCTACCTGGTTGGCCGCAGGCTTCATAACTATGGCGAGCACATTGAGGAGAAGACAAATGATGCGGGGAATTCATCCGAAATGCAAGATAGTGATTTAATGACCACTGGCTTAATTCAACGTGACAGAGAAGCTGATATTGGGGTTCGGCTGAGACATGCTACACGACATGATCATGATGCTTAA